From Candidatus Cybelea sp., a single genomic window includes:
- the hflX gene encoding GTPase HflX yields the protein MPRALVVAVETRALRETLDAELEEFEALAQAAGATILDRIVQRRESIDPASLVGSGKMLEIAERARADGAELLLVLNDLRPRQRKNLERVVPLPIIDRTMLILDVFARHARSREGKLQVELAQLRYRQSNLIGIGADLSRLGGGIGTRGPGETKLEVDRRRIGQRISTLAEGLRGIARQRTLRRSRTHREPLVALVGYTNVGKSSLLNALTHGDALVADQPFATLDPTIRRAFLATHEYVRLADTVGFITNLPKDLVAAFRATLEELREADLLLHVLDASNPQWERQRAAVDAILSELELDGAPHLAIFNKSDRIVPEAAEQDAIYVSARTKVGLPALRDAIRAMLATIKDAARA from the coding sequence ATGCCGCGCGCGCTCGTCGTCGCGGTGGAGACCCGCGCGCTCCGGGAGACGCTCGATGCCGAACTCGAGGAGTTCGAGGCCTTGGCGCAAGCTGCGGGCGCAACGATCCTCGACCGAATCGTTCAGCGTCGCGAGAGCATCGACCCCGCGAGCCTCGTCGGCAGCGGCAAGATGCTCGAAATCGCCGAGCGAGCGCGCGCGGATGGCGCGGAACTTCTGCTCGTTCTCAACGACTTGCGTCCGCGTCAGCGCAAGAATCTCGAACGGGTCGTGCCGCTGCCGATCATCGACCGGACGATGCTGATTCTGGACGTCTTCGCGCGCCACGCGCGCAGCCGCGAGGGCAAACTGCAAGTCGAGCTCGCCCAGCTTCGCTACCGTCAGTCCAATCTGATCGGCATCGGCGCCGATCTTTCGCGCTTGGGCGGCGGCATCGGCACGAGAGGACCCGGCGAGACGAAGCTCGAGGTCGACCGGCGCCGCATCGGCCAGCGCATCTCGACGTTGGCCGAGGGCCTTCGCGGGATCGCTCGTCAGCGCACGCTGCGGCGCAGCAGAACCCATCGCGAACCGCTAGTCGCCCTGGTCGGGTACACGAACGTCGGCAAGTCGTCGCTGCTCAACGCGCTGACGCACGGCGACGCGCTTGTTGCCGATCAGCCGTTCGCGACGCTGGATCCGACGATTCGCCGCGCCTTTCTCGCAACTCACGAGTACGTGCGGCTGGCCGACACCGTAGGCTTCATCACGAACTTGCCGAAGGACCTCGTGGCCGCCTTTCGTGCAACGCTCGAGGAGCTGCGAGAGGCCGATCTGCTCCTGCACGTGCTCGATGCGAGCAACCCGCAATGGGAGCGGCAACGCGCCGCAGTCGACGCGATCCTGAGCGAACTCGAGCTCGACGGGGCGCCGCATCTGGCGATCTTCAATAAATCGGACCGCATCGTGCCCGAGGCTGCGGAGCAGGACGCGATCTATGTTAGCGCACGCACGAAGGTGGGGCTGCCGGCGCTGCGAGACGCGATCCGAGCCATGCTCGCGACGATCAAAGATGCTGCGAGGGCGTGA
- a CDS encoding helical backbone metal receptor, translated as MQIRASTLFLVALLAGCAGAKPAAGGGIVTLVPSFADDVYTLGAGRQLAAVSAFTDDPRAAALPRVSDANSVDAEAIVALRPELVLGIPSQARLVEPLRRAGLRVVLLSDDGYDQIFSNLSTIGALTGRGKEAEATISRLQRETAALAQRARRFAWHPRVFVVLQAAPIWTAGTSSYISRLIAIAGGRNAAQLKTPYAQYSAETLVTDQPDVLIADRIAKLDSALDREPWRGLRAVRLGRVYEAQPDLLERPGPQYNDAIRWLIARLEPIARRGEH; from the coding sequence GTGCAGATCCGTGCGTCTACCCTTTTCCTCGTGGCGCTGCTTGCCGGGTGCGCCGGTGCGAAGCCCGCTGCCGGCGGCGGGATCGTCACGCTCGTGCCGTCGTTCGCCGACGACGTCTACACGCTGGGCGCGGGGCGGCAGCTCGCAGCCGTCTCCGCCTTTACCGACGACCCTCGTGCCGCAGCGCTGCCGCGAGTCTCCGATGCCAACAGCGTCGACGCCGAGGCTATCGTGGCTTTGCGTCCCGAGCTCGTGCTGGGGATTCCCTCGCAGGCGCGGCTCGTCGAGCCGTTGCGTCGAGCAGGCTTGCGGGTCGTCCTGTTATCCGACGACGGCTACGACCAGATCTTTTCGAACCTCTCGACGATCGGCGCGCTGACCGGGCGGGGGAAAGAGGCAGAGGCTACGATCTCGCGCTTGCAGCGCGAGACCGCGGCCCTCGCGCAGCGCGCACGGCGGTTCGCCTGGCACCCGCGCGTCTTCGTCGTTTTGCAGGCCGCTCCAATTTGGACGGCCGGCACGTCGTCGTACATCTCGAGACTGATCGCGATTGCCGGGGGACGTAACGCGGCGCAGCTGAAAACGCCTTACGCACAGTACAGCGCAGAGACGCTGGTCACCGACCAGCCCGACGTGCTGATCGCCGATCGGATTGCGAAACTCGACTCAGCCCTAGACCGCGAGCCTTGGCGCGGTCTGCGCGCGGTTCGCTTGGGCCGCGTCTACGAAGCGCAACCCGATCTCTTGGAACGTCCGGGGCCGCAATACAACGACGCAATTCGCTGGCTGATCGCGCGTCTGGAACCGATCGCACGGCGTGGGGAGCATTGA
- a CDS encoding TonB-dependent receptor, translating to MFPLIAALIAAAASPSPSPSPSAVPEIAHVVTSDRGVENAQRTARTTYVVTNAQIAEQGARTVADALASVPGIDIVRYGGFGAVANLGIRGSSSEQVLVLVDGLPTAGGQIDDVDLEQMPTSGIDRIEVVEGGGSTLYGSGSIGGIVNIITAPVPSTVKATVATGSFGEQTYQFQTPYFSFQRTYATNDYSVQNAPNRQNAQAGLTGFAARYQHTVGAVELTLSGNLASSLVGTPGELDFFSPTSEQGSINRNLQLAAQTRGQRSVASLQLGASSADLSYTCNTPVDSSCPNSFYPTPSPGSASNPPYAQMLFDQHWMASLRNVVGDAAQRLVYGIDLLRGNARVDGGTGGGSPSAADNAPIFDAYAQTAAYVQSQWFATNGDQVYVGLRGERDGGFGGAYSPSIGGIVHLDGPLQLRLNAATAFRAPTAEELYYPGFSNPNLAPERTRVGDATFSDPALWGGLSLGWFTTSGSNLIVSPPPYYIPENVGRASIQGITLVAQTPPLHGLVANLGVTNLYRAQDLDTQSRLPGRGPVFAVTAGLRYHALPASRFDGFAVEARTQGPQEAPDPFLSPAYAVHQPSTFTQVDAYAGYRLSPLLLVALRGYNLGNDRYALYAGYPMPGRSFSVELRTR from the coding sequence ATGTTTCCATTGATCGCCGCGCTGATCGCGGCCGCTGCGTCACCCTCACCCTCACCCAGCCCTTCTGCCGTACCCGAAATCGCGCACGTCGTCACGAGCGATCGCGGAGTCGAGAACGCGCAGCGCACCGCTCGTACGACCTACGTCGTCACGAACGCCCAGATTGCAGAACAAGGCGCTCGCACCGTCGCCGACGCGCTGGCCTCGGTACCGGGCATCGACATCGTGCGCTATGGCGGCTTCGGCGCCGTGGCCAACCTCGGGATTCGCGGCAGCTCGTCGGAACAGGTCCTGGTCTTAGTCGACGGCTTACCGACCGCCGGCGGTCAGATCGACGACGTCGACCTGGAACAGATGCCGACCAGCGGAATCGACCGCATCGAGGTCGTCGAGGGCGGCGGATCGACCCTCTACGGCTCGGGCTCGATCGGCGGCATCGTCAATATCATCACCGCACCGGTGCCGTCCACGGTCAAAGCGACGGTTGCAACTGGCTCCTTCGGCGAACAGACTTACCAGTTTCAAACGCCATATTTTTCGTTTCAACGAACGTATGCGACCAACGACTACTCGGTGCAGAACGCACCGAATCGTCAGAACGCTCAAGCCGGCCTCACCGGCTTTGCCGCGCGCTATCAGCACACGGTGGGAGCGGTCGAGCTCACCTTGAGCGGCAACCTCGCCTCGTCGCTGGTCGGAACGCCCGGCGAGCTCGACTTCTTCTCGCCGACCAGCGAACAGGGAAGCATCAATCGCAATCTGCAGCTTGCGGCGCAAACCCGCGGCCAACGTTCGGTCGCGTCGCTGCAGCTGGGTGCCTCTTCGGCCGATCTCTCCTACACGTGCAACACGCCCGTCGACTCGAGCTGCCCGAACTCGTTCTACCCGACGCCAAGCCCGGGTTCGGCCTCGAATCCGCCGTACGCGCAGATGCTTTTCGATCAGCATTGGATGGCGAGCCTGCGCAACGTGGTCGGCGACGCAGCCCAGCGCCTCGTCTACGGCATCGATCTGCTGCGGGGTAACGCTCGCGTCGACGGCGGCACCGGCGGAGGCTCTCCGAGCGCAGCGGATAATGCGCCAATTTTCGATGCTTACGCGCAAACGGCCGCTTACGTGCAATCACAGTGGTTTGCAACAAACGGAGATCAGGTTTACGTTGGATTGCGCGGCGAGCGCGACGGCGGCTTCGGCGGGGCGTACTCGCCCTCGATCGGCGGCATCGTCCACCTCGACGGTCCGCTGCAGCTGCGCTTGAACGCCGCCACCGCCTTCCGCGCGCCCACCGCTGAAGAACTCTATTATCCCGGGTTTTCGAATCCCAACCTCGCGCCCGAACGCACGCGCGTCGGCGATGCGACGTTCTCCGACCCGGCGCTCTGGGGCGGCCTCAGCCTCGGCTGGTTTACGACGAGCGGATCGAACCTGATCGTTTCGCCACCGCCATATTACATCCCGGAGAACGTCGGACGCGCCTCGATTCAGGGAATCACGCTCGTCGCCCAGACGCCGCCGCTTCATGGCCTCGTCGCGAACCTTGGCGTTACCAATCTATATCGCGCCCAGGATCTCGATACGCAGTCGCGCCTGCCCGGCCGGGGACCCGTCTTCGCGGTAACCGCGGGCCTGCGCTATCACGCACTGCCGGCGAGCCGCTTCGACGGCTTTGCCGTCGAAGCGCGCACGCAGGGGCCGCAAGAGGCGCCGGATCCATTCCTGTCGCCGGCCTACGCGGTGCACCAACCGTCGACCTTTACGCAAGTCGACGCGTACGCCGGCTATCGTTTGAGCCCGCTGCTGCTCGTCGCGCTGCGCGGTTACAATCTCGGAAACGATCGCTACGCGCTCTACGCGGGCTATCCCATGCCGGGACGCTCCTTCAGCGTCGAGCTTCGTACCCGGTGA
- a CDS encoding iron ABC transporter permease, with product MLLPLLAAALSLLVGATQLEPGAVAFTLLHPGAPGTLHTIVWQLRLPRVCIAATVGASLALCGALLQGMLRNPLVDPYLTGVSAAAAAAIAISIVAGVSAAASPAIGFVAGLGAALLVAALARRGDGIDSNRLILAGVSLSTLFAAIVTLAVVRAQSTEYASTVVAWLAGSMAGRGWPDLAAAAPYVVAGTLLALSAAAPLNALRIGELRARSIGLNVARAQWVMLAASSLLAASSVVLAGLVGFIGLIVPHLARRIVGSDARVLLPACVSIGAALCMCADTICRRIVAPAELPIGVLLAFIGVPTFLYLYLRPATQRGSL from the coding sequence GTGCTCCTGCCGCTCCTGGCAGCAGCGCTCAGCCTTCTCGTCGGAGCAACCCAGCTCGAGCCCGGCGCCGTCGCCTTCACGCTGCTTCATCCCGGCGCGCCGGGAACGCTGCACACGATCGTTTGGCAACTCCGGCTGCCCCGCGTCTGCATCGCCGCCACGGTCGGCGCGTCGCTGGCGCTCTGCGGCGCGCTGCTGCAGGGTATGTTGCGCAACCCACTGGTCGATCCGTACCTCACCGGCGTTAGCGCCGCGGCCGCCGCGGCAATTGCGATTTCGATCGTCGCCGGCGTCTCCGCAGCGGCTTCGCCGGCGATCGGCTTTGTCGCAGGTTTGGGTGCCGCATTATTGGTCGCCGCGTTGGCGCGGCGCGGGGACGGCATCGACTCCAATCGGCTGATACTCGCCGGCGTTTCGCTCTCGACGCTCTTCGCCGCGATCGTGACCCTCGCGGTTGTGCGCGCGCAATCGACGGAGTATGCAAGCACCGTCGTCGCCTGGCTCGCCGGTTCGATGGCGGGCCGCGGCTGGCCGGATCTCGCGGCGGCCGCACCCTACGTCGTGGCCGGCACGCTCCTCGCGCTTTCGGCGGCGGCGCCGCTCAACGCGCTTCGGATCGGCGAGCTGCGCGCGCGCAGCATCGGCCTCAACGTCGCCCGCGCGCAGTGGGTAATGCTTGCAGCGTCGTCGCTGCTGGCCGCGAGCAGCGTCGTGCTCGCCGGCCTCGTCGGTTTCATCGGGCTGATCGTTCCCCACCTCGCGCGGCGCATCGTCGGCTCCGATGCCCGCGTGCTGTTGCCTGCCTGCGTCTCCATCGGCGCGGCGCTTTGCATGTGCGCCGATACGATTTGCCGCAGAATCGTCGCTCCCGCCGAGCTCCCGATCGGAGTCCTTTTGGCGTTCATCGGCGTCCCGACGTTCCTCTATCTTTATCTGCGTCCGGCCACGCAACGCGGGAGCCTCTGA
- a CDS encoding ABC transporter ATP-binding protein has protein sequence MIELRGVELSVGGRRLLARIDASVAPGEFLAVLGRNGAGKTTLLRAIAGLHRTASGTILIDGRRSESLHALERAQRIAFVTGDEVFLEALQVRDVVAIGRFAHHRWWQWHAAREDGTAIARALEAVRLEGLAERLFSTLSAGERQRVWIALGLAQETPILLLDEPTSHLDVAVAHEILALLRGLAKDGKSIVCALHDVNEAAEYADRVALLGDGRLLSISAPEALRDGRLLQETYGIAFTLRRALLPLLEHPHV, from the coding sequence ATGATCGAGCTTCGCGGAGTCGAACTCTCCGTCGGCGGCCGCCGACTCCTCGCGCGCATCGACGCGAGCGTCGCACCCGGTGAGTTCCTCGCCGTTCTTGGGCGCAACGGCGCCGGCAAGACGACGCTTCTGCGCGCGATCGCGGGACTGCACCGCACCGCATCGGGGACGATCCTCATCGACGGGCGGCGCAGCGAGTCGCTCCACGCGCTCGAACGTGCGCAGAGGATCGCCTTCGTAACCGGCGACGAAGTCTTTCTCGAAGCGCTGCAGGTGCGCGACGTCGTCGCAATTGGGCGCTTCGCGCACCATCGATGGTGGCAATGGCACGCGGCCCGAGAAGACGGGACCGCGATCGCGCGCGCGCTCGAAGCGGTCCGCCTAGAGGGCCTCGCCGAGCGTCTCTTCTCGACACTGAGCGCGGGCGAGCGCCAGCGGGTCTGGATCGCGCTCGGACTGGCCCAAGAGACTCCAATTCTGCTGCTCGACGAACCTACCAGTCATCTCGACGTCGCCGTGGCGCACGAGATACTCGCGTTGCTTCGCGGCCTCGCCAAGGACGGAAAGAGCATCGTATGCGCGCTTCACGACGTCAACGAAGCCGCGGAATACGCAGACCGCGTCGCGCTTCTGGGCGACGGGCGGCTGCTGAGTATCTCTGCGCCCGAAGCGTTGCGGGACGGAAGGCTGCTGCAGGAGACGTATGGGATCGCGTTCACCCTTCGCCGCGCGCTGCTACCGCTTCTTGAACATCCTCACGTCTGA
- a CDS encoding SpoIIE family protein phosphatase: MTNGPFVRVTGTLLLTAFLLLSLGVAIQGTFETRASISNTFARQSQIQQAQIDLEELLRLQIDEENSLRGYLLTRDPFYKSEYRSASAGYDAKESAIHATLQERQLTGAGQLLGDYANLQREWRSSVAVPLFAHPRVRLEELDKRNKLFSDYETMTVAAIRRALAQTGDDLARSTQDELDRSSYARASWVLVFGLLAIVFNAYRSQLNRELEEERSFTRILQRAFRSESTPLPNCDIGSAYLSATSHLAVGGDVFDIYRLSEDRALLLIADISGKGVDAAVLTAFVKFMVRAIALRNSAPAAILAEFNVVLSKAVEDPYLFASMFVGLLDTNRFGLTYASAGHDAIFVRRPEGVVALDVTGPVLGVMDEPFESRTIDLHPGDTLVLATDGLTEVRNRAGEQLGDKGAMEAIAAAGTEAQTLADDLVKKVRERGGSRVRDDLAVLAIRVLRTGANDA; this comes from the coding sequence GTGACGAACGGGCCCTTCGTTCGCGTTACCGGAACGCTGTTGCTCACGGCGTTCTTGCTCTTGTCGCTGGGTGTCGCCATCCAGGGAACGTTCGAAACGCGCGCCTCGATATCGAATACCTTCGCACGGCAGTCGCAGATCCAGCAGGCGCAGATCGACCTCGAGGAGCTCCTGCGCCTGCAGATCGACGAAGAAAATTCGCTGCGCGGCTATCTGCTAACCAGGGACCCGTTTTATAAGAGCGAGTACCGATCGGCCTCCGCCGGCTACGACGCGAAAGAGAGCGCGATTCACGCAACCCTGCAGGAACGGCAGCTCACGGGTGCGGGGCAGCTCCTTGGAGATTACGCGAACCTCCAGCGCGAATGGCGCAGCAGCGTCGCCGTACCGTTGTTCGCGCATCCGCGCGTGCGCCTCGAAGAGCTCGACAAGCGCAACAAACTCTTCTCCGACTACGAAACCATGACGGTGGCGGCGATTCGCCGGGCGCTCGCGCAAACCGGCGACGACCTCGCTCGCAGCACGCAAGACGAGCTCGATCGTTCCTCGTACGCGCGCGCCTCATGGGTGCTCGTTTTCGGCCTGCTCGCCATCGTTTTCAACGCATACCGTTCGCAGCTGAACCGCGAGCTCGAGGAAGAGCGCAGCTTTACACGGATTCTTCAGCGGGCGTTCCGGAGCGAATCGACCCCGCTGCCGAACTGCGACATCGGCAGCGCGTACCTCTCGGCGACGAGCCACCTTGCAGTTGGCGGCGACGTGTTCGACATCTACCGTCTCTCGGAGGATCGTGCCCTCCTGTTGATCGCCGATATCAGCGGCAAAGGGGTCGATGCCGCGGTGCTCACCGCATTCGTCAAGTTCATGGTTCGTGCCATCGCGCTGCGCAACAGCGCGCCCGCGGCAATCCTCGCCGAGTTCAACGTCGTCCTTTCGAAGGCGGTCGAAGATCCGTATCTCTTCGCCTCGATGTTCGTCGGCCTGCTCGATACGAACCGGTTCGGATTGACCTATGCGAGCGCCGGCCACGACGCGATATTCGTGCGCCGCCCCGAGGGCGTCGTCGCACTCGACGTAACCGGGCCGGTACTCGGCGTCATGGACGAACCCTTCGAGTCGCGAACGATCGATTTACACCCCGGAGACACGCTGGTCTTAGCGACTGATGGTTTGACCGAGGTTCGGAACCGCGCCGGAGAACAGCTCGGCGACAAGGGCGCGATGGAGGCGATCGCTGCGGCCGGCACGGAGGCTCAGACGCTCGCCGACGATCTGGTCAAGAAGGTGCGCGAGCGGGGCGGCAGCCGCGTCCGCGACGATCTGGCGGTTTTAGCAATTCGAGTCTTGCGTACCGGCGCCAATGACGCGTAA
- a CDS encoding amidohydrolase family protein translates to MSTQLLGPAFVAVGDGTSTFGRLAIENGRIAGVLAADGPSDYPLPPGSTIAPGLIDVHTNGAGEYLFNRDQGNAVGVVAAAYPQTGATGFVAGVMTAPWESMLHAAYEIVEAANQLEEDEPSGARCLGIHFEGPFLNAKFRRIHRHEWLLPAGAVRAQEMVDACKGACLLVTMAPEIDGASEALRVFLENGVVCSAGHTGARYREGMLAIGLGFRSLTHAFNGMPPLDHRDPSILAAFIQDRRTLVQVICDGYHVSPVMVDILHRTLGDRLVLVTDAMPVADPGYHIEGGVVRSADGTIAGSALRMDEALRNYMSYAQIPFAQAIVAATHAPARMIRHETEMGRIARGLRADLSFWDKEYRVVATMVGGRFVYSTIEVAA, encoded by the coding sequence ATGTCTACGCAACTCTTAGGGCCGGCTTTCGTAGCGGTGGGCGACGGAACGTCCACCTTCGGCCGTTTGGCCATCGAAAACGGTAGAATCGCCGGAGTGCTGGCCGCCGACGGGCCCTCCGATTACCCGCTGCCCCCGGGCAGCACGATCGCGCCCGGCCTAATCGACGTTCACACGAACGGTGCCGGCGAATATCTCTTCAACCGGGACCAAGGCAATGCGGTCGGCGTCGTTGCCGCCGCCTATCCGCAGACCGGAGCGACCGGCTTCGTCGCCGGCGTTATGACGGCACCCTGGGAATCGATGCTTCACGCGGCCTACGAAATCGTCGAAGCGGCGAATCAACTCGAGGAAGACGAGCCCAGCGGCGCCCGCTGCCTCGGCATTCATTTCGAGGGCCCGTTCCTCAACGCGAAGTTTCGCCGAATTCATCGCCACGAGTGGCTGCTTCCGGCCGGCGCGGTGCGCGCGCAGGAGATGGTTGACGCGTGCAAAGGCGCCTGCCTTCTGGTAACGATGGCGCCCGAGATCGACGGCGCGAGCGAAGCCCTGCGCGTCTTTCTCGAGAACGGCGTCGTCTGCTCGGCAGGCCACACGGGGGCCCGTTACCGCGAAGGAATGCTCGCGATCGGCTTGGGCTTCCGTTCGCTGACGCACGCGTTCAACGGGATGCCGCCCCTCGACCACCGAGATCCATCGATTCTGGCGGCGTTCATTCAGGACCGCCGCACCCTGGTTCAGGTGATCTGCGACGGCTACCACGTTTCGCCGGTCATGGTCGACATTCTTCACCGCACGCTGGGCGATCGGCTGGTGCTCGTCACCGACGCAATGCCCGTCGCCGATCCGGGATATCATATCGAAGGCGGCGTCGTCCGCTCGGCCGACGGCACGATCGCCGGAAGCGCGCTGCGCATGGACGAGGCGCTGCGGAATTACATGTCGTACGCGCAGATTCCGTTCGCTCAGGCGATCGTCGCCGCTACACACGCGCCGGCGAGGATGATCCGGCACGAAACGGAGATGGGGCGCATCGCGCGCGGCCTGCGCGCCGATCTGTCGTTCTGGGATAAGGAGTATCGCGTCGTCGCGACGATGGTCGGCGGACGCTTTGTCTACAGCACGATCGAAGTCGCCGCGTAG
- a CDS encoding sulfite exporter TauE/SafE family protein, producing the protein MTVRTILTIGLVIVALALIVALVRALPRHRPVMPEPMRGLIGVLIGFLTNFFDTLGIGSFATTTSLFKFLRLVPDEKIPGTLNVGHALPTVAEAAIFITIVSVEPRTLILLILASVAGAWLGAGFVARLPRRYVQIGMGTALLAAAVLFVLSNLKGSQFGLVGSGLGLEGTRLWIGIFVSFCLGALMTIGIGLYAPCMIMVSLLGMNPIAAFPIMMASCAFLMPIASLRFIRFDAFSMRAALGLTLGGIPGVLIAAFWIKQMNLVTLRWIVVAVVIYAAVVMLRSAAQRAAGETEYAYAEGQ; encoded by the coding sequence ATGACCGTCCGCACGATTCTCACCATCGGCTTGGTCATCGTCGCGCTCGCGCTCATCGTCGCGCTCGTCCGGGCGTTGCCGCGGCATCGTCCGGTGATGCCCGAGCCGATGCGAGGCCTGATCGGGGTGCTGATCGGCTTTCTGACCAACTTTTTCGATACGCTGGGCATCGGCTCGTTTGCCACGACGACGTCGTTGTTCAAGTTTCTGCGGCTCGTTCCGGACGAAAAGATTCCTGGAACGCTCAACGTCGGCCACGCGCTGCCGACGGTTGCGGAGGCCGCGATCTTCATCACGATCGTCTCGGTCGAACCTCGCACGTTGATTTTGTTGATCCTGGCCTCGGTCGCCGGGGCCTGGCTCGGTGCCGGTTTCGTCGCGCGTCTGCCGCGCCGTTACGTACAGATCGGGATGGGCACCGCGTTGCTCGCGGCGGCGGTGCTCTTCGTCTTGAGCAACCTCAAAGGAAGCCAGTTCGGCCTGGTCGGCAGCGGACTCGGGCTCGAAGGCACGCGGCTGTGGATCGGCATCTTCGTCAGTTTCTGTTTGGGAGCATTGATGACGATCGGGATCGGGCTCTACGCACCGTGCATGATAATGGTAAGCCTCCTCGGCATGAACCCCATCGCCGCCTTTCCGATCATGATGGCGTCGTGCGCGTTCTTGATGCCGATCGCGAGCCTGCGATTCATCCGCTTCGACGCGTTCTCGATGCGCGCGGCCCTCGGTCTGACGCTGGGCGGTATACCGGGCGTTCTAATCGCCGCCTTTTGGATCAAGCAGATGAATCTCGTTACGCTGCGCTGGATCGTCGTCGCGGTGGTGATCTACGCTGCCGTCGTCATGCTGCGCTCCGCGGCCCAGCGGGCCGCCGGCGAGACAGAGTACGCGTACGCCGAGGGGCAATAG